A genomic window from Polaribacter gangjinensis includes:
- a CDS encoding cytochrome c biogenesis protein CcdA, which produces MKQFFIILSFLSVFLSKAQTADNPIILSTEVQKISETEYDIIFKAKLFNGWYLYSQYNPDGASLPLEITIQEGETGYELVGKAKEETTFKKYSDVWEKEEIVFKESAKITQRIQLTNKKITQIKLNFFGQVCETACININENFTISLIGNTISESISIDEKSKKLSQELQLDLKNTELLALSDSSTSEKSTGLVSIFLLGFVGGLLALLTPCVFPMIPLTVSFFTKQSKNKKKGILNATIYGFFIVLIYILLSAPFHFLDNVNPEILNTISTNIWLNTFFFVILVFFAFSFFGFYEITLPSSWGDKMDSASSVGGFIGIFFMALTLAIVSFSCTGPILGSLLAGSLTSDGGATQLTAGMTGFGLALALPFALFALFPNWLNSLPKSGGWLNTTKVILGFIELAFAFKFLSNADLVGHWRILKREIFIGIWILIFILLALYVFAKIKFPHDSPVKKLSFSRISFGVLLIAFVVYLSPGVLKNPTWNLSLLSGFPPPQFYSIYEQESDCPLGLDCYKDFDKGLAAAKLQNKPILLDFTGWACVNCRKMEENVWSDPKIYQLLKNDFILISLYVDDNEKQLPKDQQFTFLKANGKTKEIKTVGDKWATFQVINFKNASQPYYILMTPELEILNSPQQYSDVETYQKWLETGLKSFKQY; this is translated from the coding sequence ATGAAGCAATTCTTTATTATACTATCCTTTTTAAGTGTTTTTTTATCAAAAGCACAAACTGCTGATAATCCTATTATACTTTCTACAGAAGTTCAAAAAATCTCTGAAACTGAATATGATATCATTTTCAAAGCCAAGCTTTTTAATGGTTGGTATTTGTATTCTCAATACAATCCTGATGGCGCTTCTTTGCCTTTAGAAATCACGATTCAAGAAGGTGAAACTGGCTATGAATTGGTAGGAAAAGCCAAAGAGGAAACTACTTTTAAAAAATATTCGGATGTTTGGGAAAAAGAGGAAATCGTCTTTAAAGAAAGCGCAAAAATTACGCAAAGAATTCAACTTACAAACAAAAAAATCACTCAGATAAAACTCAATTTTTTTGGACAAGTCTGCGAAACTGCCTGTATCAATATTAATGAAAATTTCACGATTTCATTGATAGGAAATACTATTTCAGAGAGTATTTCAATTGATGAAAAAAGCAAAAAGTTATCTCAAGAATTACAATTAGATTTAAAAAATACGGAGCTTTTAGCGCTTTCAGATTCATCAACTTCCGAAAAATCAACTGGATTAGTGAGTATTTTTTTATTAGGATTTGTAGGTGGATTGTTGGCTTTGTTAACGCCATGTGTATTTCCAATGATTCCTTTAACTGTCTCCTTTTTTACCAAACAATCTAAAAACAAGAAAAAAGGAATTTTAAATGCAACCATTTACGGATTTTTTATTGTTTTGATTTACATACTATTAAGTGCTCCATTTCATTTTTTAGACAATGTAAATCCTGAAATTTTAAACACCATTTCTACCAATATTTGGTTGAATACTTTCTTTTTTGTCATTTTGGTTTTTTTCGCATTTTCTTTCTTCGGATTTTACGAAATCACCTTACCAAGTTCTTGGGGAGACAAAATGGATTCTGCCTCTTCAGTTGGTGGATTTATCGGAATTTTCTTCATGGCATTAACGTTGGCAATTGTGTCATTTTCGTGTACAGGACCCATTTTAGGTTCGTTGTTAGCAGGCTCATTAACTTCTGATGGAGGTGCAACTCAACTAACTGCAGGAATGACCGGTTTTGGATTGGCTTTGGCTTTGCCATTTGCGCTATTTGCGTTGTTTCCTAATTGGTTGAATTCTTTACCAAAATCTGGTGGATGGTTAAACACTACCAAAGTAATTTTGGGATTTATTGAACTTGCTTTTGCATTCAAATTTTTATCAAATGCTGATTTGGTTGGACATTGGAGAATTTTAAAAAGAGAAATTTTTATCGGAATTTGGATCTTGATTTTTATCCTTTTAGCCTTGTATGTTTTTGCAAAAATCAAATTTCCACATGATTCACCAGTTAAGAAATTGTCATTTTCGCGCATTTCTTTTGGAGTTTTATTAATCGCTTTTGTGGTGTATTTATCTCCTGGAGTTCTAAAAAATCCGACTTGGAATTTGAGTTTGTTGAGTGGTTTTCCTCCACCACAATTTTACAGTATTTACGAACAAGAAAGTGATTGTCCTTTAGGATTGGATTGTTACAAAGACTTTGACAAAGGTTTGGCTGCTGCAAAACTCCAAAACAAACCAATTTTACTAGATTTTACAGGTTGGGCTTGTGTAAATTGCAGAAAAATGGAAGAAAATGTTTGGAGCGATCCAAAGATTTATCAACTTTTAAAAAACGATTTTATATTGATTTCTTTGTATGTAGATGATAACGAAAAGCAACTACCAAAAGACCAACAATTTACCTTTTTAAAAGCCAATGGAAAAACGAAAGAAATAAAAACGGTTGGTGATAAATGGGCAACTTTTCAAGTGATTAATTTTAAAAATGCTTCTCAGCCTTATTATATTTTAATGACTCCTGAATTGGAAATTTTAAATTCTCCACAACAATATTCAGATGTGGAAACCTATCAAAAATGGCTGGAAACAGGTTTGAAAAGCTTTAAACAATATTGA
- the tilS gene encoding tRNA lysidine(34) synthetase TilS: MLQKFIQHINTNFPFLKDVKLLLAISGGLDSVVLMHLCNQLNLQISLAHCNFKLRNEESDLDEEFVKKIGQISSNQIFTTYFETEKIAKNKQISIQIAARELRYNWFQELVLEHQFEFVLTAHHLDDSLETFLIHLTRGSGLDGFTGIPAKSGNIIRPLLAFSRAEILEYAIENQLEWREDSSNATTKYLRNNIRHQVIPILKEINPSLLDSFANTIQNLQDAQQIIDDKIEEISANSSFEKDGMVFFDVSKIKQLSKPKAYLYQLLKKYQFTEWNNVLDLLTSQTGKQVFSKTHVLLKDRDFLILSEIPIKKKDSAYVEILETQSTISTPIFLNFEENPSKKIASKNSISVAKNLLKYPLILRKWQNGDYFCPSGMQGKKKLSKYFKDEKISLIEKEKIWLLCTAENEIIWVINHRQDRRFLANSASENSLQIIYKS; encoded by the coding sequence ATGCTCCAAAAATTTATACAACATATAAATACAAATTTTCCTTTTTTAAAGGATGTAAAATTATTATTGGCAATTTCTGGAGGATTGGATTCTGTAGTTTTAATGCACTTGTGCAATCAACTAAACTTACAAATTTCTTTGGCGCATTGCAATTTTAAATTACGAAATGAAGAAAGTGATTTGGATGAAGAATTTGTAAAAAAAATAGGTCAAATATCGTCTAATCAGATTTTTACAACTTATTTTGAAACTGAAAAAATTGCAAAAAACAAGCAAATTTCTATTCAAATTGCTGCAAGAGAATTGCGCTATAACTGGTTTCAAGAATTGGTTCTAGAGCATCAATTTGAGTTTGTTTTAACAGCACATCATTTAGACGATTCTTTGGAAACTTTTTTAATTCACCTCACTCGTGGTTCAGGTTTGGATGGTTTTACAGGAATTCCTGCAAAAAGTGGAAATATCATTCGTCCTTTATTGGCTTTTTCAAGAGCTGAAATTTTGGAGTATGCCATTGAAAATCAGTTGGAATGGCGTGAAGATAGTTCAAATGCAACCACAAAATATCTCAGAAATAACATCAGACATCAAGTAATTCCGATTTTGAAAGAAATCAATCCAAGTTTGTTGGATTCATTTGCAAATACAATTCAGAATTTACAAGATGCACAACAAATTATTGATGATAAAATCGAAGAGATTTCTGCAAATAGTAGTTTTGAAAAAGACGGAATGGTATTTTTTGATGTTTCAAAAATCAAACAATTGTCAAAACCGAAAGCATATTTGTATCAATTATTGAAAAAATATCAGTTTACAGAATGGAATAATGTACTTGATTTGCTTACTTCTCAAACTGGAAAACAGGTTTTTTCTAAAACACATGTGTTGTTAAAAGACAGAGATTTTTTGATTTTATCTGAAATTCCCATTAAAAAAAAAGATTCAGCATATGTTGAAATATTAGAAACTCAATCTACAATTTCAACGCCTATTTTTTTAAATTTTGAAGAAAATCCTTCAAAAAAAATTGCTTCAAAAAATAGCATTTCAGTAGCTAAAAATCTGTTAAAGTATCCATTAATCCTAAGAAAATGGCAAAATGGAGACTATTTTTGTCCTTCAGGAATGCAAGGCAAAAAGAAACTGAGCAAGTATTTTAAAGATGAAAAAATTTCGCTCATCGAAAAAGAGAAAATTTGGTTGCTTTGTACTGCTGAAAACGAAATTATTTGGGTCATCAATCATAGACAAGACAGGCGATTTTTAGCAAACTCTGCAAGCGAAAATAGTTTACAAATCATTTACAAATCATGA
- the lpdA gene encoding dihydrolipoyl dehydrogenase — MKYDIIVIGSGPGGYIAAVRASQLGKKVAIIEKYSTLGGTCLNVGCIPSKALLDSSHHYYDAVYHFEEHGISVSKPSFDFSKMIERKANVVETTTGGIKYLMDKNKIDVFEGLGSFEDATHVKITKNDGSSEVIEGTNIIIATGSKPASLPFIKLDKERIITSTEALKLSEVPKNLIVIGGGVIGLELGSVYARLGADVKVIEYAPKITPTMDGEISKELQKVLKKQGMDFFVSHGVKSVERNGNEITVKATNKKGEEVTFTGDYCLVSVGRKPYTEGLGLEKVGVKVNEKGQIEINNHLQTNISNIYAIGDVVKGAMLAHKAEEEGVVVAEFIAGEKPHIDYNLIPGIVYTWPEVGAVGKTEEELIASKIDYKAGKFSMRALGRSRASGDVDGFVKVLADKKTDEILGVHMVGARVADLIMEAAVAMEFRASAEDLARICHGHPTYSEAVKEAAKAAWDGKPLNS; from the coding sequence ATGAAATACGATATTATTGTTATTGGTTCTGGTCCTGGAGGATATATTGCTGCAGTGAGAGCCTCTCAATTAGGAAAAAAAGTGGCTATCATCGAAAAATATAGCACTCTTGGAGGTACTTGTTTAAACGTTGGTTGCATTCCTTCAAAAGCTTTGTTAGATTCTTCTCATCATTATTATGATGCTGTATATCACTTTGAAGAACATGGAATTTCGGTATCAAAACCATCGTTTGATTTTTCAAAAATGATTGAACGCAAAGCCAATGTTGTAGAAACTACCACAGGTGGAATCAAATATTTGATGGATAAAAATAAGATTGATGTTTTTGAAGGTTTGGGTTCTTTTGAAGATGCAACACATGTAAAAATTACCAAAAATGATGGTTCATCAGAAGTGATTGAAGGCACAAATATCATCATTGCAACTGGTTCAAAACCTGCTAGTTTACCTTTTATAAAGTTAGATAAAGAACGAATTATAACTTCCACAGAAGCTTTAAAACTTTCGGAAGTTCCAAAAAATTTAATCGTAATTGGTGGTGGAGTTATTGGGTTAGAATTAGGTTCTGTGTATGCACGTTTAGGAGCGGATGTTAAAGTCATTGAATACGCACCAAAAATTACACCAACTATGGATGGTGAAATTTCAAAAGAATTACAAAAAGTTCTGAAAAAACAAGGAATGGACTTTTTTGTAAGTCATGGAGTTAAATCTGTTGAAAGAAATGGCAACGAAATTACTGTAAAAGCAACCAATAAAAAGGGAGAAGAAGTAACATTTACAGGTGATTATTGCTTGGTTTCTGTTGGTAGAAAACCATATACAGAAGGTTTAGGTTTGGAAAAAGTGGGTGTAAAAGTCAATGAAAAAGGACAAATCGAAATTAACAATCATTTGCAAACTAATATTTCGAATATTTATGCAATTGGTGATGTTGTAAAAGGTGCCATGTTGGCTCACAAAGCAGAAGAAGAAGGTGTTGTTGTAGCAGAATTTATTGCAGGCGAAAAACCACATATCGATTACAATTTGATTCCTGGAATTGTTTATACTTGGCCAGAAGTTGGAGCTGTTGGTAAAACTGAAGAAGAATTAATCGCATCAAAAATCGATTATAAAGCTGGTAAATTTTCAATGCGTGCTTTAGGAAGATCTAGAGCAAGTGGCGATGTTGATGGATTTGTAAAAGTATTGGCTGATAAAAAAACAGACGAAATTTTAGGTGTTCATATGGTGGGTGCAAGAGTTGCTGATTTGATTATGGAAGCTGCTGTGGCAATGGAATTTAGAGCTTCTGCTGAAGATTTAGCAAGAATTTGTCATGGTCATCCAACGTATTCAGAGGCTGTAAAAGAAGCAGCAAAAGCGGCTTGGGATGGCAAACCTTTGAATTCATAA
- a CDS encoding anthranilate synthase component I family protein, with translation MQRTISQFFIDDVAKFKQQLLVWSQQFETVIWLDSNNYQQQYSSFDIALAVEEFTAIKTDDHNAFEKLQEYQSNTKDYIFGYISYDVKNDVEELSSSNFDGLEFPELYFFQPKKLIFINQNCVEFQYLKMVDDEIESDFEEIKQVYHTKIQQSNSDIKIKLRVHKEEYHEKVTAILQHIHRGDIYEANFCQEFYAENASINPLKVYQDLNSISEPPFAVFLKLNHLFLLSASPERYIRKEGQRIISQPIKGTAKRLRSKIDDEKIAFDLSRDSKERSENVMIVDLVRNDLSKSAIKGSVKVEELCKVYAFKQVHQMISTVVCEIDEKTTPIQVLKDTFPMGSMTGAPKVSAMKIIEKYETTKRGLYSGAVGYFTPNGNFDFNVVIRSILYNADKEYVSYSVGSAITAKSIPEKEYEECLLKAKAMKQVLLNSI, from the coding sequence ATGCAAAGAACTATTTCGCAATTTTTTATTGATGACGTTGCCAAATTCAAACAACAATTGTTGGTTTGGTCTCAACAATTTGAAACTGTAATTTGGTTAGATTCTAACAACTATCAACAACAATACTCAAGCTTTGATATTGCTTTGGCTGTAGAAGAATTTACAGCTATTAAAACAGATGATCACAATGCTTTTGAAAAATTACAAGAATATCAATCTAACACCAAAGACTATATTTTTGGATATATTTCTTACGATGTAAAAAATGACGTGGAAGAACTTTCTTCCTCAAATTTTGATGGTTTGGAATTCCCAGAATTGTATTTTTTTCAGCCTAAAAAACTGATTTTCATCAATCAAAATTGTGTTGAATTTCAGTATTTAAAAATGGTTGATGATGAAATTGAAAGCGATTTTGAAGAAATCAAACAAGTTTATCATACAAAAATCCAACAATCAAATTCAGATATTAAAATAAAATTACGTGTCCACAAAGAGGAATATCATGAAAAAGTAACTGCAATTTTGCAACACATTCACAGAGGTGATATTTATGAAGCCAATTTTTGTCAGGAGTTTTATGCTGAAAACGCAAGTATAAATCCGTTAAAAGTATATCAAGATTTAAACAGCATTTCTGAACCTCCTTTTGCGGTTTTTTTGAAGTTGAATCATCTATTTTTACTGTCTGCTTCACCTGAAAGATATATCAGAAAAGAAGGTCAAAGAATCATTTCTCAACCTATCAAAGGAACTGCAAAACGTTTGAGAAGTAAAATTGATGATGAAAAAATTGCTTTTGATTTGTCAAGAGACAGTAAGGAACGTTCTGAAAATGTGATGATTGTAGATTTGGTTAGAAACGATTTATCAAAATCAGCCATCAAAGGAAGTGTCAAAGTAGAAGAATTATGTAAGGTTTATGCTTTCAAACAAGTGCATCAAATGATCTCAACTGTTGTTTGTGAAATTGATGAAAAAACAACGCCAATTCAAGTGTTAAAAGACACTTTTCCAATGGGAAGTATGACTGGTGCACCCAAAGTTTCTGCCATGAAAATCATCGAAAAATACGAAACTACCAAACGCGGATTGTATTCTGGTGCAGTTGGTTATTTTACCCCAAATGGAAATTTTGATTTCAATGTGGTCATCAGAAGTATTTTGTATAATGCTGATAAAGAGTACGTTTCTTACTCTGTAGGAAGTGCCATCACAGCAAAATCAATTCCTGAAAAAGAATATGAAGAATGTTTGTTGAAAGCGAAAGCAATGAAACAAGTGTTGCTAAATTCCATCTAG
- a CDS encoding alpha/beta hydrolase: MMIHQEFNFNYCNTEFYGQYWQANTTKAVVVLVHGMGEHSGRFAHVAQKLTENDFSVVAFDHFGHGKTEGKRGHNPNFDAVLESIQKTIEKAENLFPEKTIFLYGHSMGGNAVINFVLRKNHSLKGAIATSPFLKLAFEPPKIKLFVGKILQKIAPSITLGNELNPNDISRDPKAVEDYKNDVLVHDQISPNFSLTFIESGKWAIENASKLSIPMWIAHGTEDKIIDYKGSQAFVNNSKKASLKLFEGGYHELQHDLCKDELLQDVVDWLNSQL; the protein is encoded by the coding sequence ATGATGATACACCAAGAATTTAATTTCAACTATTGCAATACCGAATTTTACGGACAATATTGGCAAGCAAATACCACAAAAGCTGTTGTTGTTTTGGTGCATGGAATGGGAGAACATTCAGGACGTTTTGCTCATGTGGCTCAAAAATTGACAGAAAATGATTTTTCTGTAGTTGCTTTTGATCATTTTGGACATGGAAAAACAGAGGGAAAAAGAGGACATAATCCAAATTTTGATGCAGTTTTGGAAAGCATCCAAAAAACGATTGAAAAAGCTGAAAATTTGTTCCCAGAAAAAACTATTTTTTTATATGGACATTCTATGGGAGGCAATGCTGTTATCAATTTTGTATTGCGAAAAAATCATTCTTTGAAAGGTGCCATTGCTACAAGTCCATTTTTGAAATTGGCTTTTGAACCGCCAAAAATCAAACTTTTTGTTGGTAAAATCTTACAAAAAATCGCGCCTTCCATTACCTTAGGAAATGAATTGAATCCCAATGATATTTCAAGAGATCCAAAAGCAGTTGAAGACTATAAAAATGATGTGTTGGTTCATGATCAAATCAGTCCCAATTTTTCATTAACGTTCATTGAATCCGGAAAATGGGCAATTGAAAATGCGTCAAAATTGTCCATTCCTATGTGGATTGCACATGGAACTGAAGACAAAATTATCGATTATAAAGGCAGTCAAGCATTTGTAAATAATTCAAAAAAAGCAAGCCTCAAATTGTTTGAAGGTGGTTATCATGAATTGCAACATGATTTGTGTAAAGATGAATTGCTACAAGATGTGGTTGATTGGTTGAACTCACAACTCTAA